A part of Gemmatimonadaceae bacterium genomic DNA contains:
- a CDS encoding sodium-translocating pyrophosphatase, translated as MKLMENVFRRTLPIVLAVMMAALFGSLPTARLGAQATGGVATAPQSPATPQAAGGEANLIIPDLSQVQFMGMNGRSLLLGGLVVCALGLLFGFVMYTKLRNMPVHRSMLEVSELIYETCKTYLITQGKFILLLEVFIGLVIALYFGVLQHFTLAKVIIILVFSLIGIAGSYGVAWYGIRVNTFANSRTAFAALRGKPYPCYAIPLSAGMSIGMLLISVELVLMLFILLFIPGEYAGPCFIGFAIGESLGAAALRIAGGIFTKIADIGADLMKIVFNVKEDDARNPGVIADCTGDNAGDSVGPSADGFETYGVTGVALISFIVLAVKSPTVQVQLLVWIFVMRIMMVVSSGVSYLINAAIAKGRYENADKMNFEAPLTFLVWLTSILSVVLTFIVSKLVIPELGGDTTLWWKLSAVITCGTLAGAIIPEFVKVFTSTESRHVAEVVTSSREGGPSLNILSGLVAGNFSAYWLGMTIMILMTIAYFVSLEGLGSLMVAPAVFAFGLVAFGFLGMGPVTIAVDSYGPVTDNAQSVFELSTIEQIPNAAAEIQQQYGFPVNFEKAKHFLEENDGAGNTFKATAKPVLIGTAVVGATTMIFSIIVALTNGLTTNLENLSLLHPPFLLGLITGGAIIFWFTGASMQAVTTGAYRAVEFIKANMDLTSTAAASVEDSKKVVEICTKYAQAGMLNIFLTVFFSTLAFAFYEPYFFIGYLVSIALFGLYQAIFMANAGGAWDNAKKIVEVELKQKGTPLHAATVVGDTVGDPFKDTSSVALNPIIKFTTLFGLLAVELAVSLTERNGPGLSHLLAAVFFVISVVFVYRSFYGMRIESEGRVAAR; from the coding sequence ATGAAACTGATGGAGAACGTGTTCCGCCGGACCCTCCCCATCGTGCTCGCCGTAATGATGGCAGCGCTGTTCGGATCTCTCCCCACCGCGCGACTCGGCGCCCAGGCGACCGGTGGAGTTGCGACCGCCCCGCAAAGTCCCGCCACGCCGCAAGCCGCCGGCGGCGAAGCGAATCTCATCATTCCGGATTTGAGCCAGGTGCAGTTCATGGGCATGAACGGCCGCTCCTTGCTCCTCGGCGGTCTCGTGGTGTGCGCGCTCGGCTTGTTGTTCGGCTTCGTGATGTACACGAAGCTCCGCAACATGCCCGTGCATCGCTCGATGCTCGAAGTCTCCGAACTGATTTATGAAACGTGTAAGACGTATCTGATCACCCAGGGCAAGTTCATCTTGCTGCTCGAGGTGTTCATCGGACTGGTGATCGCCTTGTACTTCGGCGTGCTCCAGCACTTCACGCTCGCCAAAGTCATCATCATTCTCGTGTTCAGCCTGATCGGCATCGCCGGCAGCTACGGCGTTGCGTGGTACGGCATTCGAGTGAACACGTTCGCCAACTCGCGCACCGCCTTCGCCGCGCTGCGCGGCAAACCGTATCCGTGCTACGCCATTCCGCTGTCGGCCGGCATGAGCATCGGCATGCTGCTCATCTCGGTCGAGCTCGTGCTGATGCTGTTCATCCTGCTCTTTATTCCGGGTGAATACGCCGGTCCGTGCTTCATCGGCTTCGCGATCGGTGAATCGCTCGGCGCGGCGGCGCTGCGTATCGCGGGCGGTATCTTCACGAAGATCGCCGACATCGGCGCCGACTTGATGAAGATCGTCTTCAACGTGAAGGAAGACGACGCGCGCAATCCAGGCGTCATCGCGGACTGCACGGGTGACAACGCGGGCGACTCGGTCGGTCCGAGCGCGGACGGCTTCGAGACCTACGGCGTGACCGGTGTCGCGCTCATCTCGTTCATCGTGCTCGCCGTGAAGAGCCCGACGGTGCAGGTGCAGCTCCTGGTGTGGATCTTCGTGATGCGCATCATGATGGTCGTGTCGAGCGGCGTGTCGTATCTCATCAACGCCGCCATCGCGAAGGGACGCTACGAGAACGCCGACAAGATGAACTTCGAAGCGCCGCTCACGTTCCTCGTGTGGCTGACGTCCATCCTGTCGGTGGTGCTGACGTTCATCGTCTCGAAGCTCGTGATCCCCGAGCTCGGCGGCGACACGACCTTGTGGTGGAAGCTTTCGGCGGTGATCACGTGCGGCACGCTCGCGGGCGCGATCATTCCGGAATTCGTCAAGGTGTTCACGTCGACTGAGTCGCGGCACGTCGCCGAGGTCGTGACGTCGTCGCGCGAAGGCGGTCCGTCGCTCAACATCCTGTCGGGCCTCGTCGCCGGCAACTTCAGCGCGTACTGGCTCGGCATGACGATCATGATCCTGATGACGATCGCGTATTTCGTGAGTCTCGAGGGCCTGGGTTCGCTCATGGTCGCGCCGGCGGTGTTCGCCTTCGGTCTCGTCGCCTTCGGGTTCCTTGGCATGGGACCAGTGACGATCGCGGTCGACTCGTACGGCCCGGTGACGGACAACGCGCAATCGGTGTTCGAGCTCTCGACGATCGAGCAGATTCCGAACGCCGCCGCGGAAATCCAGCAGCAGTATGGATTCCCGGTGAACTTCGAGAAGGCGAAGCACTTTCTCGAGGAGAACGACGGCGCGGGCAACACGTTCAAGGCCACGGCGAAGCCGGTGCTCATCGGCACCGCCGTCGTCGGCGCGACCACGATGATTTTCTCGATCATCGTGGCGTTGACGAACGGGCTCACGACCAATCTCGAAAACCTTTCGCTGCTGCATCCGCCGTTCCTGCTCGGATTGATCACTGGCGGCGCCATCATCTTCTGGTTCACCGGCGCGTCGATGCAGGCCGTGACGACCGGCGCTTATCGCGCGGTCGAGTTCATCAAGGCCAACATGGACCTGACGAGCACCGCCGCGGCGTCGGTCGAGGATTCGAAGAAGGTGGTCGAGATCTGCACGAAGTACGCGCAGGCCGGCATGCTCAACATCTTCCTGACCGTCTTCTTCTCGACCTTGGCGTTCGCGTTCTACGAGCCGTACTTCTTCATCGGCTACCTCGTGTCGATCGCGCTGTTCGGTCTCTATCAGGCGATCTTCATGGCAAACGCCGGCGGCGCGTGGGACAACGCGAAGAAGATCGTCGAAGTGGAGCTCAAGCAGAAAGGCACGCCGCTGCACGCCGCGACCGTGGTTGGCGACACGGTCGGCGATCCGTTCAAGGACACGTCGTCGGTGGCGCTCAATCCGATCATCAAGTTCACGACGTTGTTCGGTCTGCTCGCCGTGGAGCTGGCGGTGTCGCTCACCGAGCGGAATGGCCCGGGCTTGAGCCATCTGCTCGCCGCGGTGTTCTTCGTAATCTCCGTGGTGTTCGTCTATCGCTCGTTCTACGGCATGCGCATCGAAAGCGAAGGGCGCGTGGCGGCGCGGTAG
- a CDS encoding amino acid permease: MATLFSRKPIAALLDEGEHPNALKRALGAGDLIMLAIGAVIGAGIFGSIGSAAAGQFGPNGEVIRVGAGPALVVSFILLGACCALAGLCYAELASMIPQAGSAYAYSYATLGEIVAWIIGWDLILEYAVGNVAVAISWGDYFKTLTGDFLHLPDWTTTGYRTALLSSDPKIHGMLATAPHIGSIPILINIPAFAIVMLITWLLLMGVRESARANNIMVAVKLIVLALFIVMGVQHINTANYHPFAPNGFKGIHQGAAIVFFAYIGFDAISTAAEETKNPQRNLPIGILGGLAICTIIYVIIGAVLTGMVPSQDLGKAADPLAYALNATGLTSIARIVALGAVFSMAAVLLVFQYGQPRIFFAMARDGLLPRWAARVSKKSRVPYTTTVLTGVFVALWSLIGDANETYDLTNIGTLFAFALVCIGVIVLRYTDPDRPRPFRVPLVHFVGIVGAALCVFVMKGLPQLAWVRFGWWLVIGLVLYFVYGHRNSTLRRGTGPVVVE, translated from the coding sequence ATGGCGACTCTCTTCTCTCGCAAACCGATCGCCGCACTGCTCGACGAAGGCGAGCACCCGAACGCGCTCAAACGCGCGCTGGGTGCCGGCGATCTGATCATGCTGGCGATCGGCGCGGTGATCGGCGCCGGCATCTTCGGCTCGATTGGATCGGCCGCCGCGGGACAATTCGGACCGAACGGGGAAGTGATCCGCGTCGGCGCCGGACCCGCCCTCGTCGTGTCGTTCATTCTGCTCGGCGCGTGCTGCGCGCTGGCCGGTTTGTGCTACGCCGAGCTGGCCTCGATGATCCCGCAGGCGGGGAGCGCGTATGCGTACTCGTACGCGACCTTGGGCGAGATCGTGGCGTGGATCATCGGCTGGGATCTCATCCTCGAGTACGCGGTCGGCAACGTCGCGGTGGCGATCTCGTGGGGCGATTATTTCAAAACGCTCACGGGCGATTTTCTGCATCTGCCCGACTGGACGACGACGGGCTATCGCACGGCGCTGCTCAGCTCCGATCCCAAGATCCACGGGATGCTGGCGACCGCGCCGCATATTGGTAGCATTCCGATACTAATTAATATTCCCGCGTTCGCGATCGTCATGCTCATCACGTGGCTGCTGCTGATGGGCGTTCGCGAGAGCGCGCGGGCGAACAACATCATGGTGGCGGTCAAGCTGATCGTGCTGGCGCTGTTCATCGTGATGGGCGTGCAGCACATCAATACGGCGAACTACCATCCGTTCGCGCCGAACGGCTTCAAAGGCATTCATCAGGGCGCGGCGATCGTGTTCTTCGCGTACATCGGCTTCGACGCCATCTCGACCGCGGCGGAGGAGACGAAGAATCCGCAGCGAAACCTGCCGATCGGGATTCTGGGCGGTCTCGCGATCTGTACCATCATCTACGTCATCATCGGCGCCGTGCTCACGGGCATGGTGCCGTCGCAGGATCTCGGCAAGGCAGCCGATCCGCTCGCGTACGCGCTGAATGCGACCGGGCTCACGAGCATTGCCCGCATCGTCGCGCTGGGCGCTGTGTTCTCGATGGCGGCGGTGCTGCTCGTCTTCCAGTATGGCCAGCCGCGAATCTTCTTCGCGATGGCGCGCGACGGTTTGCTGCCGCGCTGGGCAGCACGCGTGAGCAAAAAATCGCGAGTCCCATACACCACGACGGTGTTGACGGGCGTATTCGTCGCCCTCTGGTCGTTGATCGGCGACGCCAACGAGACGTACGACCTCACGAACATCGGGACCTTGTTCGCGTTCGCCCTGGTTTGTATCGGCGTGATCGTGTTGCGCTATACCGATCCCGATCGGCCGCGCCCGTTTCGCGTGCCGCTCGTGCACTTCGTCGGCATCGTTGGCGCGGCCTTGTGCGTATTCGTCATGAAGGGACTGCCGCAGCTGGCGTGGGTCCGTTTCGGCTGGTGGCTCGTGATCGGTCTCGTGTTGTACTTCGTGTACGGGCATCGGAATTCGACGCTGCGTCGCGGCACGGGTCCGGTCGTCGTCGAGTAG
- a CDS encoding dicarboxylate/amino acid:cation symporter, translating to MQNAAVPTAAGNGTPAKSGKFLGLTLSQWIVVSMVVGIIVGWAFPDSARAEHGGWAATDLNVFSSVFLRMIKSLIVPLLFATLVVGIAGHGDDMKRVGRLALRSIIYFEAVTTLALVVGLLAVNIIKPGRGIDLGAASAKEGADLASTHTTFTGLIEHTVPTSFFDAAAKNEVLQIVFFAIIFAVALSKVQGPSKTFMLSACESLSEVMFKFVNIVMAYAPIGIGAAIAVTVSKSGLGVLRNLGILVGALYGSLVVFVLCVLLPVALLFRVPIKRFVKAVAEPWLIAFTTASSEAAFPLAMERMEQFGVPRRIVAFVLPTGYSFNLDGSTLYLALASVFAAQAAGIDMPISTQLVMMLTLMLTSKGVAAVPRAALVILSGALAQFGLPLQAVAVILGVDALMDMGRTSLNVVGNCLATVVMARWEGEPLDQPALPVVDAIVGQTLRVPAVRTPDRV from the coding sequence ATGCAGAATGCTGCAGTTCCCACCGCCGCCGGCAACGGCACACCCGCCAAGTCGGGCAAGTTCCTTGGCCTGACGCTCTCGCAGTGGATCGTGGTGTCGATGGTCGTCGGCATCATCGTCGGCTGGGCGTTTCCCGACAGCGCGCGCGCCGAGCATGGCGGTTGGGCCGCAACGGACCTGAACGTGTTCTCGTCCGTGTTCCTGCGGATGATCAAGTCGCTCATCGTGCCGCTGCTCTTCGCGACGCTGGTCGTGGGGATCGCGGGGCACGGCGACGACATGAAGCGCGTGGGCCGGCTCGCGCTGCGATCCATCATCTACTTCGAAGCGGTGACGACGCTTGCCCTCGTCGTGGGTCTGCTCGCGGTGAACATCATCAAGCCGGGGCGCGGCATCGACCTGGGCGCGGCGTCGGCGAAAGAAGGCGCCGATCTCGCCTCGACGCACACGACGTTCACGGGACTGATCGAGCACACCGTGCCGACGAGCTTTTTCGACGCGGCCGCCAAGAATGAAGTGCTCCAGATCGTCTTTTTCGCGATCATCTTCGCCGTCGCGCTGTCGAAGGTGCAGGGTCCGAGCAAGACGTTCATGCTCAGCGCCTGCGAGAGTTTATCAGAAGTGATGTTCAAGTTTGTGAACATCGTGATGGCATACGCACCGATCGGCATTGGCGCGGCGATCGCCGTAACGGTCTCCAAGAGCGGCCTGGGCGTGCTCAGGAATCTGGGCATTCTGGTTGGCGCACTTTACGGCTCGCTCGTCGTGTTCGTGCTGTGCGTGCTGCTGCCGGTTGCGCTGCTCTTCCGGGTGCCGATCAAGCGGTTCGTGAAGGCCGTAGCCGAGCCGTGGTTGATTGCGTTCACGACGGCGTCGTCCGAAGCGGCGTTCCCGCTCGCGATGGAGCGCATGGAACAGTTCGGCGTGCCGCGGCGCATTGTCGCGTTCGTCCTGCCGACGGGCTACTCGTTCAATCTCGACGGCAGCACGCTCTATCTCGCGCTCGCCTCGGTGTTCGCGGCGCAGGCGGCGGGCATCGACATGCCGATCTCGACGCAGCTCGTGATGATGTTGACGTTGATGCTCACCAGCAAAGGCGTGGCCGCGGTGCCACGTGCCGCGTTGGTGATCCTGTCGGGCGCGCTCGCGCAGTTCGGCTTGCCGCTGCAGGCGGTCGCCGTCATCCTCGGCGTGGACGCGCTGATGGACATGGGGCGTACGTCGCTCAACGTCGTCGGCAATTGTCTGGCGACGGTGGTGATGGCGCGGTGGGAAGGAGAGCCGCTCGACCAGCCGGCGTTGCCGGTGGTGGATGCGATCGTCGGACAGACGTTGCGGGTGCCGGCGGTGCGGACGCCGGACCGGGTGTAA
- a CDS encoding (2Fe-2S)-binding protein, with product MPITFKVNGQSRTVDVPGEMPLLWVLRDVLDLKGTKFGCGIAQCGACTVHINGTATRSCTRRISTVEGAEVRTIEGLSSDGSHPLQRAWTDADVPQCGYCQAGQLMSAAALLANKPNPTDADIDAAMNGNICRCATYPRIREAIHRAAQMPATVGNARSGDSKE from the coding sequence ATGCCAATCACATTCAAGGTGAACGGTCAGTCCCGCACGGTCGACGTCCCCGGTGAGATGCCGCTCCTCTGGGTCCTGCGCGACGTGCTCGACCTCAAGGGCACGAAGTTCGGTTGCGGCATCGCCCAGTGCGGCGCGTGCACCGTGCACATCAACGGCACCGCGACGCGCTCGTGCACGCGGCGCATCTCCACGGTCGAGGGGGCCGAGGTGCGGACGATCGAAGGCTTGTCCTCCGACGGATCGCATCCGTTGCAGCGCGCGTGGACGGATGCGGACGTGCCGCAGTGCGGCTACTGTCAGGCCGGACAGCTCATGTCCGCGGCCGCGCTGCTCGCGAACAAACCGAATCCCACTGACGCGGATATCGATGCGGCGATGAACGGCAACATTTGTCGATGCGCGACGTATCCGCGCATTCGCGAAGCGATCCACCGCGCGGCGCAGATGCCGGCGACGGTTGGCAATGCACGCTCCGGCGACTCGAAGGAATAG